The Longimicrobiales bacterium genome contains a region encoding:
- a CDS encoding SDR family NAD(P)-dependent oxidoreductase encodes MISLAGKTAIVTGAARGIGEACARAFAGHGARVVMSDILEDRCTEAAASISRDTGVETHVVRADVSEEADCEALLAACIDQFGQCDILLNNAGIIAAGSILNASTEDFDRVLAVNLRGPFLLSRAVANHMVERGIKGTIINMSSTNAVVTIPDQLPYATSKGGVQQLTKVMAMELAAHDIRVNAIGPGSISTDMLNTVMEDDEARQRILSRTPLGRAGDPAEVASVAVFLASDYASYMTGQTIYPDGGRLSLNYTVPLREDD; translated from the coding sequence TTGATCTCGTTAGCCGGAAAGACCGCCATCGTAACCGGAGCCGCCCGCGGCATTGGTGAGGCATGCGCCCGCGCGTTCGCCGGACACGGCGCGCGTGTCGTCATGTCCGATATCCTAGAGGACAGGTGTACCGAGGCGGCCGCCTCCATCAGTCGAGACACGGGCGTGGAGACGCATGTCGTTCGTGCCGATGTGAGCGAGGAAGCCGACTGCGAGGCTCTGCTGGCCGCTTGCATCGATCAGTTCGGACAGTGCGACATCCTCCTGAACAATGCCGGTATCATCGCGGCGGGTTCGATTCTGAACGCCTCGACCGAAGACTTCGACCGGGTTCTGGCCGTGAATCTCCGTGGGCCGTTTCTCCTGAGTCGGGCGGTCGCCAACCACATGGTGGAACGAGGCATCAAGGGCACGATCATCAACATGTCGTCCACCAACGCCGTCGTGACGATCCCTGATCAGCTCCCCTATGCCACATCCAAGGGCGGCGTCCAGCAGCTGACCAAGGTGATGGCCATGGAGTTGGCGGCACACGACATCCGCGTGAATGCCATCGGTCCAGGCTCGATCTCCACGGACATGCTCAACACCGTTATGGAGGACGATGAAGCCCGGCAGAGGATTCTGTCCCGCACACCGCTGGGCAGGGCAGGGGATCCCGCAGAGGTCGCCTCTGTCGCGGTCTTCTTGGCGAGCGACTACGCCTCGTACATGACCGGCCAGACGATCTATCCGGATGGCGGACGGCTCTCGCTCAACTACACGGTGCCGCTGCGCGAAGACGACTGA
- a CDS encoding DsrE family protein encodes MRRLLAFALLVFAIPISAQQTSQAGPAIHSGGAVFAINAEIPTPADREYKVAFEASTGDQGELNVVFNSVARFINMHAQAGVPRENIRTAIVIHGSAGWDLINDAAYRERHGTANPNAELLSEMMAFGTEVILCGQTAASRGIPTDRLVNGAQVALSAMTAFVLLQQDGYYANPW; translated from the coding sequence ATGCGACGTCTTCTAGCTTTCGCACTTCTCGTCTTCGCGATTCCCATTTCGGCCCAGCAGACCAGCCAGGCCGGGCCCGCAATCCACTCGGGAGGCGCCGTCTTCGCCATCAATGCGGAGATCCCCACCCCGGCGGATCGAGAGTACAAGGTCGCGTTCGAGGCCTCGACGGGTGATCAGGGCGAACTCAACGTGGTCTTCAACAGCGTGGCCCGTTTCATCAACATGCATGCCCAGGCCGGCGTGCCGCGCGAGAACATCCGCACCGCCATCGTCATCCACGGCTCGGCAGGATGGGATCTCATCAATGACGCAGCGTATCGGGAGCGCCACGGGACGGCGAACCCGAACGCTGAGCTCCTGTCAGAGATGATGGCGTTCGGTACCGAAGTGATCCTGTGCGGCCAAACGGCAGCCTCGCGCGGCATCCCGACCGACCGACTGGTCAACGGCGCTCAGGTGGCCCTCTCCGCAATGACAGCCTTCGTACTGCTCCAGCAAGACGGCTACTACGCAAATCCCTGGTAG
- a CDS encoding Rid family detoxifying hydrolase: MSDSAHRSVQATGLPDPIGPYSPGMIFDRLVIVSGQGATDPSTGKLAGADVEAQTRQVFENIKAILEAAGSDLSRVLRCGVFLVDLRDFEKMNAVYVEVFGDHRPARTTVQVASLPDVGLRVEIDAIAYKD; this comes from the coding sequence ATGAGTGACAGTGCGCATAGATCCGTTCAGGCTACGGGCCTCCCCGACCCGATTGGGCCGTACTCACCAGGCATGATTTTTGACCGGCTCGTCATCGTGTCGGGGCAGGGGGCCACGGATCCCTCCACCGGCAAGCTGGCGGGTGCTGACGTTGAGGCGCAGACGCGCCAGGTCTTCGAGAACATCAAGGCGATCCTGGAAGCCGCAGGATCGGACCTCTCCAGGGTGCTGCGGTGCGGCGTTTTCTTGGTCGATCTGAGGGACTTCGAGAAGATGAATGCGGTCTATGTTGAGGTCTTCGGGGATCACCGACCGGCGAGGACGACTGTGCAGGTCGCCTCCCTTCCCGACGTCGGTCTCCGGGTGGAAATCGACGCGATCGCTTATAAGGATTAG
- a CDS encoding fused MFS/spermidine synthase yields the protein MRDRDAKGTDMDTGERPFLPVMLLLFVGSGCAALVYEIVWFQMLQLVIGSTGVSLGVLLGAFMGGMFLGSLLLSRYVPEDRHPLKVYAALELAIGAFGLLLLVLIPLVGSGYVAVVPSGFGSVLFRGLLAGLLLIPPTLFMGATLPAISRYVSATPTGVSWMGFFYGGNIAGAVAGCLLAGFYLLRVHDIVFATAVAFGLNLAVAGLAYGLSRVVPYSPPSRERSAEKEGAGSPEPEGSSVFVPRHRAVLVAIGLSGFTALGSEVVWTRLMALTLGATTYTFSIILAVFLAALGAGSALGSYVARSTPNARTAFAFCQVGALVGIAWTAHAISQQLPFWPINPSIASEASFVFQLDLARTLWALAPAPFFWGASFPLAVSAIAEKDQDPGALMGGVYAANTIGAIVGALAFSVVVVPWLGSQNAQRVLIGFAAVAAVTLFMPLVLKKKTGPVWLGAGVIVAFLLLTGVTQIPPVLVAYGRYAPTYDPPNTLYMGEGRNSSIAVTELSNGLRNFHVGGKVVASTEPQDMRLQGMLGHLTAMLHDDPKTVLIVGFGAGVTAGTFVAHPGIERIVICEIEPLITDVSSQYFSEANNDVLSDPRVEVIHDDARHFLLTTDEKFDLITSDPIHPWMKGAAALYSAEYFSLVQDRLNDGGVVTQWVPLYESTEPAVKSEMATFFEAFPDGTVWGNTYEGAGYDVVMAARKGGLEINVVDYVDRLMSPDHSSVAMSLAQTGFPRAMDLLTTYAADAYDLADWLADAELNRDRNLRLMYLAGLGLNEYVAGDIYREVLDRRGFPDHIFTGPADRVGFLRNLMGY from the coding sequence ATGAGAGACAGGGACGCCAAAGGGACCGACATGGACACCGGGGAGCGACCGTTTCTTCCGGTCATGCTTCTGCTCTTCGTGGGGAGTGGCTGTGCCGCGCTCGTCTATGAGATCGTTTGGTTCCAAATGCTCCAGCTCGTCATTGGCTCGACGGGTGTGTCGCTCGGCGTGCTACTGGGCGCGTTTATGGGTGGCATGTTCTTGGGCAGCTTGCTCTTGTCGCGTTATGTGCCGGAGGATCGCCATCCGTTGAAGGTGTATGCGGCGCTCGAGCTCGCGATCGGTGCGTTCGGACTGTTGCTGCTCGTGCTCATACCGCTGGTGGGCAGCGGATACGTCGCTGTCGTACCAAGCGGCTTCGGGTCGGTGCTTTTCCGCGGGCTACTGGCGGGCCTCCTCCTGATTCCACCTACGCTCTTCATGGGCGCGACGCTGCCTGCGATCTCGCGGTACGTGAGCGCCACGCCCACTGGCGTGTCGTGGATGGGTTTCTTCTACGGAGGCAACATCGCGGGCGCTGTGGCCGGGTGCCTCTTGGCCGGCTTCTATCTGTTGCGGGTGCACGACATCGTGTTTGCGACGGCCGTCGCTTTTGGATTGAACTTGGCGGTAGCCGGACTCGCGTATGGGCTGTCTCGCGTGGTGCCTTATTCGCCCCCGTCCCGTGAGCGAAGCGCGGAGAAGGAAGGGGCTGGGAGCCCAGAGCCCGAGGGCTCCTCCGTCTTTGTGCCGCGCCATCGCGCCGTACTCGTCGCGATTGGGCTCTCGGGTTTCACCGCGCTCGGCTCTGAGGTCGTGTGGACCCGCCTAATGGCGCTCACACTAGGCGCCACGACGTACACGTTCTCCATCATCCTCGCGGTCTTCCTGGCCGCGTTGGGTGCAGGGAGCGCGCTTGGGTCCTACGTGGCGCGCTCGACGCCGAACGCACGAACGGCCTTCGCGTTCTGTCAGGTCGGGGCCCTCGTGGGCATCGCGTGGACCGCTCATGCGATCTCTCAACAGCTGCCGTTCTGGCCCATCAACCCGTCCATCGCGAGCGAGGCGAGCTTCGTTTTCCAACTCGATCTGGCGCGGACGTTATGGGCGCTTGCTCCGGCGCCCTTCTTTTGGGGCGCGAGTTTTCCGCTAGCTGTCTCGGCCATCGCGGAGAAAGACCAAGATCCAGGCGCTTTGATGGGCGGCGTTTATGCCGCCAACACCATCGGGGCGATTGTCGGGGCGCTGGCCTTCAGTGTTGTGGTAGTGCCGTGGTTGGGTTCGCAGAACGCCCAACGCGTCCTGATCGGGTTTGCAGCTGTGGCGGCGGTGACGCTCTTCATGCCGCTCGTGCTCAAGAAGAAGACTGGGCCTGTTTGGCTCGGGGCAGGGGTGATCGTCGCGTTCTTACTCCTCACTGGGGTCACCCAGATTCCACCGGTGCTCGTCGCGTACGGTCGTTATGCTCCCACGTACGACCCGCCTAACACGCTCTATATGGGAGAAGGACGCAATTCCTCGATCGCGGTCACCGAACTTAGCAACGGACTGCGGAATTTCCATGTGGGCGGAAAGGTCGTGGCTTCTACAGAACCACAGGATATGCGCCTCCAGGGGATGCTCGGACACTTGACGGCCATGCTGCACGACGACCCCAAGACCGTGCTCATCGTGGGCTTCGGGGCAGGCGTGACGGCGGGAACGTTTGTCGCGCACCCCGGCATCGAACGAATCGTGATTTGTGAAATCGAACCGCTCATCACGGATGTGTCATCGCAGTACTTCTCTGAGGCCAACAACGACGTGCTCTCCGATCCTCGCGTGGAGGTCATCCACGACGACGCCCGGCATTTCTTACTCACCACCGACGAGAAGTTCGACCTCATCACGTCCGATCCCATTCATCCGTGGATGAAGGGTGCGGCTGCCCTGTACAGCGCAGAGTACTTCTCACTCGTCCAGGACAGGTTGAACGATGGTGGTGTGGTCACGCAGTGGGTGCCGCTCTACGAGAGCACGGAGCCAGCTGTGAAGAGTGAAATGGCGACCTTTTTCGAGGCTTTCCCAGACGGGACTGTTTGGGGAAATACCTACGAAGGCGCAGGCTACGACGTGGTGATGGCTGCTCGGAAGGGTGGTCTCGAGATCAACGTGGTGGACTACGTGGACCGGCTGATGTCGCCCGATCATTCTTCTGTGGCGATGTCTCTGGCACAGACGGGCTTTCCGCGTGCTATGGATCTACTCACCACATATGCCGCCGACGCGTACGACCTAGCGGATTGGTTGGCCGACGCCGAATTGAACCGCGATCGCAATCTGCGATTGATGTATCTGGCGGGGCTCGGGCTCAACGAGTACGTGGCCGGCGACATCTATCGTGAGGTGCTCGACCGTCGGGGTTTTCCGGATCACATCTTCACTGGGCCAGCCGACCGGGTGGGGTTCCTGCGCAATTTGATGGGATATTAG
- a CDS encoding multicopper oxidase family protein — protein sequence MPRKRLPVPAPLNQLLGPYMTPEDPISMNWRATMWLLALLIATVPAPIAAQHDMRGMTMDGGWRMVPMDPNMPMLPGLENAVPIVGPFMPGMGMDPAMLPEARPSELVPMASGDTLDISVSMVRRTLNGHEMIMFGYNGQYPGPLIQAEKDATIIVRVTNEIEMPTTIHWHGIRIDNRFDGVPGVTQSAIERGESFTYEVHVPDAGMFWYHPHVREDVQQDLGLFGNLLVTSPDPDYYGPAHREEVFVLDDMLMDDQGAIPWGDSAPTHALMGRFGNVMMVNGETDYRLDAKKGEVVRFYLTNVANTRTFNVTFGGNPVKIVASDVGRYEREQWIPSVVIAPAERYVVDVRFDDPGEVAISNTIQAIDHFRGTFYPHVDTLSIVTVSDEAADPAISEAFEELREHDDVVADIDRFRQYFGRAPDHELETTVRIQDLPNSIVIQMESDTLFFPPIEWNDGMPMMNWLSTGEQVTWILKDRKTGAENGDIHWNFSVGDVVKIRVFNTPDSFHPMNHPIHIHGQRFLVLNKDGVESDNLVWKDTAIVPVGSTMDFLVEMSNPGEWMVHCHIAEHLHAGMMFSFTVEAS from the coding sequence GTGCCTCGTAAGCGCTTGCCCGTGCCCGCCCCGCTCAACCAACTTCTCGGTCCCTACATGACACCGGAGGACCCGATCTCGATGAACTGGCGCGCAACAATGTGGCTCCTCGCTCTGCTGATCGCGACCGTGCCCGCCCCAATTGCAGCGCAGCACGACATGCGCGGCATGACCATGGATGGCGGTTGGCGAATGGTCCCCATGGACCCGAATATGCCCATGCTGCCGGGGCTCGAAAACGCGGTGCCAATCGTAGGGCCGTTCATGCCGGGAATGGGCATGGACCCTGCAATGCTCCCAGAGGCCCGGCCCTCCGAGTTGGTCCCGATGGCGAGCGGAGACACACTCGACATCTCCGTATCCATGGTCCGCCGCACCCTCAATGGTCACGAGATGATCATGTTCGGCTACAACGGACAGTATCCCGGTCCGTTAATCCAGGCGGAGAAGGACGCCACGATCATCGTCCGTGTCACCAATGAGATCGAGATGCCCACGACGATCCACTGGCACGGCATCCGAATCGACAACCGCTTCGATGGCGTGCCCGGGGTGACACAATCCGCGATCGAACGTGGCGAGAGCTTCACCTACGAGGTGCACGTCCCCGACGCAGGCATGTTCTGGTACCACCCGCACGTGCGTGAAGACGTCCAGCAGGACCTAGGGCTCTTCGGAAACCTACTCGTCACATCGCCCGATCCTGACTACTACGGACCCGCGCACCGCGAGGAAGTCTTCGTCCTCGACGACATGCTCATGGACGACCAGGGCGCGATCCCGTGGGGAGACAGCGCACCCACGCACGCGCTCATGGGGCGCTTCGGCAACGTCATGATGGTGAACGGTGAGACGGACTACCGCCTCGATGCGAAGAAGGGCGAGGTGGTCCGCTTCTACCTGACCAACGTGGCCAACACTCGCACCTTCAACGTCACCTTCGGCGGGAACCCGGTGAAGATCGTCGCCTCAGATGTGGGTCGGTACGAGCGCGAGCAATGGATTCCTTCTGTCGTGATCGCTCCGGCAGAGCGGTACGTCGTCGATGTTCGCTTCGACGATCCAGGCGAAGTCGCGATCTCGAACACGATCCAAGCGATCGACCACTTCCGCGGGACCTTCTACCCGCATGTCGACACTCTCTCCATCGTCACCGTTTCGGACGAAGCTGCGGATCCCGCGATCTCTGAGGCGTTCGAAGAGCTCCGCGAGCACGATGATGTCGTGGCGGACATCGATCGATTTCGGCAGTACTTCGGCCGCGCTCCCGACCACGAATTGGAGACGACAGTCCGTATTCAGGACTTACCCAACTCGATCGTTATACAGATGGAATCGGATACGCTCTTCTTTCCGCCCATTGAATGGAACGACGGCATGCCGATGATGAATTGGCTGTCGACTGGCGAGCAGGTGACCTGGATTCTGAAGGACCGAAAGACCGGAGCGGAAAACGGAGACATCCACTGGAACTTCAGCGTCGGGGACGTCGTGAAGATCAGGGTCTTCAACACGCCCGATTCGTTTCACCCAATGAACCACCCCATCCACATCCACGGTCAGCGCTTCCTCGTCCTGAACAAGGATGGTGTGGAGAGTGACAACCTGGTGTGGAAAGACACGGCGATCGTGCCAGTGGGGTCGACCATGGACTTCCTGGTCGAGATGTCGAACCCGGGCGAATGGATGGTGCACTGCCACATCGCCGAGCACTTGCACGCCGGAATGATGTTCAGCTTCACCGTCGAAGCATCATGA
- a CDS encoding tetratricopeptide repeat protein: MTSLLSDVRKAALVAGLLALAVYANSLGNGFAYDDAHIILENTDLQSLETLPGAVFKPYWHGHDEEVQLGLWRPTTTLVLGLEYAIAGENPLLYHAVNVAGHAVVAALVVLVIGQLATVPIALTAGLLFAVHPVHVEAVANVVGGAEVMATLFVLLSLLVYLSGPSTWRRALAVGGLYALAFGSKESAVTLPALVLLSDAARHRIGFGDVPRYLRESWRSYAALAAVAAVMLTARASILGSIASPEAALGGGLLREIPRIWTLSEVWSHYVRLMVFPLDLASDYSPSVIPISISWHALNTAGAVLALALLGGALVFWRQQDLNPKSESGRLVGFGVVWFLIAVSPVANVVFLSGVLLAERTLYLPSVGAAAGLAWLLVMLVRRRREVGLVAISAVVILMGFRSWTRTPTWKDDGTMFETLIAEYPHSGRSQWLMGDIYMAQGKQKEALRAYREAISNLGAHYGLTTQIARKLMGGGNLTGAARLLEQVRAEAPDFGTAPALLGVVYSRMADWENAENALRVAVRLQPENVVSHHLRAGALTQLERWDEAAAERRELIARGEDVWQQWTALAELETLAGDAIAAMEALDAARDRAGSDEERAQIEAFAAELAARDPAGAVEGAAPVSR, encoded by the coding sequence ATGACATCTCTTCTGAGCGATGTGCGCAAAGCAGCACTCGTTGCCGGCCTCCTCGCCCTGGCTGTCTACGCGAATTCCCTCGGGAACGGCTTCGCGTACGACGACGCGCATATCATTCTGGAGAATACGGATCTCCAGAGCCTGGAGACGCTCCCGGGTGCGGTCTTCAAGCCTTATTGGCATGGGCACGATGAAGAAGTGCAGCTCGGGTTGTGGAGGCCTACAACGACGCTGGTTCTCGGGTTGGAGTATGCCATCGCAGGGGAGAACCCACTTCTGTACCACGCCGTAAACGTTGCCGGGCACGCGGTAGTGGCCGCCCTCGTCGTCCTAGTAATAGGCCAATTGGCGACCGTTCCGATCGCCCTGACGGCGGGCCTTCTGTTCGCGGTACATCCCGTTCACGTGGAGGCTGTGGCGAACGTGGTCGGCGGAGCCGAGGTGATGGCGACCCTCTTTGTGCTGCTTTCACTACTCGTCTACCTGAGCGGACCGAGTACCTGGCGTCGTGCGCTGGCAGTTGGGGGACTCTATGCCCTCGCTTTCGGGTCCAAAGAGAGCGCGGTGACCTTACCGGCTCTGGTGCTTCTGTCGGATGCGGCAAGGCACCGCATCGGGTTCGGAGACGTGCCTCGTTATCTCCGGGAAAGCTGGAGGAGCTACGCGGCGCTGGCCGCAGTGGCAGCTGTCATGCTCACCGCTCGCGCTTCCATTCTCGGCTCGATCGCGAGTCCCGAGGCTGCGCTCGGGGGTGGACTGCTCCGTGAGATCCCGAGGATCTGGACGTTGTCCGAGGTATGGAGCCACTACGTCCGTTTGATGGTCTTCCCGCTGGACCTGGCGTCGGACTATTCGCCATCGGTGATTCCGATTTCGATCTCTTGGCATGCGCTCAACACAGCCGGGGCCGTCCTGGCGTTAGCTCTGCTGGGTGGTGCGTTGGTCTTTTGGCGACAGCAGGACCTGAACCCAAAGTCGGAGTCAGGCCGCCTCGTCGGGTTCGGTGTCGTGTGGTTTCTCATTGCCGTGTCGCCCGTGGCCAACGTGGTCTTCCTTTCTGGTGTTCTGCTCGCGGAGCGGACCCTATACCTGCCCTCCGTGGGAGCGGCTGCTGGGCTCGCGTGGCTCTTGGTTATGCTCGTGCGGCGGCGGCGTGAAGTGGGCCTAGTCGCGATTAGTGCCGTCGTCATCCTCATGGGCTTCAGATCCTGGACGCGTACGCCGACGTGGAAGGACGACGGCACGATGTTCGAGACGCTCATTGCCGAGTATCCCCACTCCGGGCGTTCGCAGTGGCTGATGGGCGACATCTACATGGCGCAGGGCAAGCAGAAGGAAGCGTTACGAGCGTACCGGGAGGCGATCTCGAACCTCGGTGCCCACTACGGCCTCACCACGCAGATTGCGCGTAAGCTCATGGGGGGCGGTAACCTGACGGGGGCTGCGAGGTTGCTGGAACAGGTTCGTGCCGAGGCCCCTGATTTCGGCACAGCTCCTGCGCTCCTCGGCGTCGTCTATTCCCGAATGGCCGACTGGGAAAACGCGGAGAACGCGTTGCGTGTCGCTGTCCGACTTCAGCCGGAGAATGTTGTTAGCCACCATCTCCGCGCCGGTGCTCTGACTCAGCTGGAGCGGTGGGACGAGGCAGCGGCCGAGCGGCGTGAGCTTATCGCACGAGGGGAGGATGTCTGGCAGCAGTGGACCGCCCTCGCGGAGTTGGAGACGCTGGCCGGGGACGCGATCGCGGCGATGGAGGCGCTGGACGCCGCCCGGGATCGGGCCGGATCGGACGAGGAGCGCGCGCAAATCGAAGCGTTTGCGGCGGAATTGGCAGCGCGTGACCCTGCGGGGGCCGTCGAAGGGGCGGCCCCGGTGTCACGGTGA
- a CDS encoding pyridoxal phosphate-dependent aminotransferase — MSLLKYVRPMGIYETLYAFLEAFGTYMGEPGTHPWSQGFPRTVQLPGGPPMPTSVDIDSTHLMYPKAWGLPALREAISGYYNHAYGCDLDPENVIVFAGGRPAIIASLLFLDPDITVRIASTEYTPYYDMLERLGKRYELVDSNVENGFAPSVADYMAGEGRSMVVLSNPCNPTGITRSEEDLAALVAAAESGDTGVLVDEAYEFFHDPPVSALKYVKNIDESDLLVIGAATKGLQSPGIRIGWLIGSKEHVEILSNFSSFGMGGVSHPSQLYALELLEKDRVAMARQAVPAFYKEQRDRYGDAFSKLGLELFSGDGGFYHWCRLPNGLTAAELNDRLFPLGAAVLMGTDCDMARRGDASPLRNFFRFSFGPLDPNDFAEDISLMERALKG, encoded by the coding sequence ATGTCGCTACTCAAGTACGTCCGCCCCATGGGCATCTACGAAACCCTATACGCCTTCTTGGAGGCGTTCGGCACGTACATGGGCGAGCCCGGCACCCACCCGTGGAGCCAGGGGTTTCCACGCACGGTGCAACTCCCCGGCGGCCCACCCATGCCGACCTCTGTGGACATCGACTCCACACACCTCATGTACCCTAAGGCGTGGGGACTCCCTGCACTGCGTGAGGCGATTTCCGGATACTACAACCACGCGTATGGGTGCGACCTTGATCCGGAGAACGTCATCGTCTTCGCCGGGGGGCGCCCGGCCATCATCGCTTCGCTTCTCTTCCTCGACCCGGACATCACGGTCCGCATCGCATCCACAGAGTACACGCCTTACTACGACATGCTGGAACGGTTGGGGAAACGCTATGAACTGGTAGACAGCAACGTCGAGAACGGCTTCGCACCATCGGTCGCCGACTACATGGCAGGTGAAGGCCGGTCGATGGTCGTGCTGAGCAACCCGTGTAACCCGACCGGTATCACGCGATCTGAAGAGGATCTCGCGGCACTCGTGGCCGCCGCGGAATCTGGCGACACCGGTGTCCTGGTCGACGAGGCATACGAGTTCTTCCATGACCCGCCGGTGAGCGCACTCAAGTATGTGAAGAACATCGACGAGTCCGACCTGCTGGTGATCGGGGCCGCGACCAAAGGGCTTCAGTCGCCCGGCATTCGAATCGGCTGGCTCATCGGTTCGAAAGAGCACGTCGAGATCCTGAGCAACTTCTCCTCGTTCGGAATGGGTGGAGTCTCACACCCCTCACAGCTGTATGCACTCGAGTTGTTGGAGAAGGACCGTGTCGCCATGGCACGTCAGGCGGTGCCTGCCTTCTACAAGGAGCAGCGAGATCGTTACGGTGATGCGTTCAGCAAGCTGGGCCTGGAGCTCTTCTCAGGAGACGGGGGCTTCTACCATTGGTGCAGGCTCCCTAACGGGCTGACCGCAGCGGAGCTCAACGACCGACTCTTCCCCCTCGGTGCCGCAGTACTCATGGGCACGGACTGTGACATGGCCCGGCGCGGCGACGCGTCCCCGTTGCGGAACTTCTTCCGATTCTCGTTCGGCCCGCTGGATCCGAACGACTTCGCCGAAGACATCTCGCTCATGGAGCGCGCGCTGAAGGGCTGA